In one Hymenobacter sp. DG25B genomic region, the following are encoded:
- a CDS encoding tetratricopeptide repeat protein — MRKFLTLWLAAGVPVLLGGCSASEQATKADKRFTQGEYETAIPLYKADIKRGKRVAYSNYRIAESYRLSNRIEQGEEFYKAAVNGGVKSADARFYYGLALKANGKYEEAAEYFTAYAETGGNQALAARAELEAKNLKQVPALLALKTNNEVQILDSVNSPSADFSATMLPTTRELVFASGRDGKKYLGNGEGFNDLYAIKFADDQKLTGGTVRKLEDKFNSPGMHEASATYSPDGKMMIFARSNDGTKKEAKKGFQSVDLFVSYYRGAEWTEPELLRG, encoded by the coding sequence ATGCGGAAATTTCTGACTCTATGGCTGGCTGCCGGTGTCCCGGTTTTGTTGGGAGGCTGTAGCGCTTCGGAACAGGCTACTAAAGCCGATAAGCGCTTTACTCAAGGGGAATATGAAACGGCCATTCCGCTTTACAAGGCTGATATCAAGCGTGGCAAGCGCGTGGCTTATTCCAACTACCGCATTGCCGAATCCTACCGCCTGTCTAACCGCATAGAGCAGGGGGAGGAATTCTACAAAGCAGCCGTGAACGGGGGCGTGAAAAGCGCGGATGCCCGCTTCTACTATGGCCTGGCCCTGAAAGCCAACGGCAAATACGAGGAAGCGGCCGAGTACTTCACCGCTTACGCGGAAACCGGCGGCAACCAGGCCTTAGCTGCGCGCGCCGAGCTGGAAGCAAAAAATCTAAAGCAAGTGCCGGCCTTGCTGGCCCTGAAGACCAACAACGAAGTGCAGATTCTGGACTCCGTTAATTCTCCGTCCGCGGACTTCAGCGCTACCATGTTGCCAACTACCCGGGAGCTGGTGTTTGCTTCGGGGCGGGATGGGAAAAAGTACCTGGGCAACGGTGAAGGGTTTAATGACCTGTACGCCATTAAGTTTGCTGATGATCAGAAGCTGACCGGCGGCACGGTGCGCAAGCTGGAAGACAAGTTCAATTCCCCCGGCATGCACGAGGCCAGCGCCACGTACTCGCCCGACGGCAAAATGATGATTTTTGCCCGCTCCAACGACGGTACTAAAAAGGAAGCCAAGAAGGGTTTCCAAAGTGTAGACCTGTTCGTTTCCTATTACCGCGGAGCGGAGTGGACTGAGCCCGAGCTGCTGCGCGGGTAA
- a CDS encoding OmpA family protein has translation MLSPDGKTLYFASSRTGGLGGNDLYKATLEEGNRFATPENLGDKINTAGNENFPAVAPDGTLYFSSDGHPGLGKLDIFMVDKGVVKNLAAPINSTADDFAPFFTAKDMGVFSSNRSGGKGSDDLYLFRKKPRKLVTLYADGTVLERDPKTRQTKPLAGEDVVLLGRNGQRLQETKAGPDGKFTFKLDTATTYALVADRPGYFTARQTLSTIGKVPPQDQLPNEQNDIRLPVTLTLDKIVVNKAIVVENIFYDFNKWNIRPDAALELDKLVETLNDNPKITIELSSHTDSRGKDAYNLNLSQKRAQSAVDYIISKGIDKSRITARGYGETRPVIKNARKEEEHQRNRRTEFKVTRINQ, from the coding sequence GTGCTTTCCCCCGATGGGAAAACGCTGTACTTCGCCTCCAGCCGCACCGGCGGCCTGGGTGGCAACGACCTGTACAAGGCCACGCTGGAAGAGGGCAACCGTTTTGCCACCCCTGAAAATCTGGGCGATAAAATTAACACCGCCGGCAACGAGAACTTCCCGGCCGTAGCGCCCGATGGCACGCTGTATTTCTCCTCTGATGGCCACCCGGGCCTGGGCAAGCTGGATATCTTTATGGTGGACAAAGGCGTGGTGAAAAACCTGGCCGCGCCCATCAACAGCACCGCCGATGACTTTGCGCCCTTCTTCACGGCTAAAGACATGGGCGTGTTCTCCTCTAACCGCAGTGGCGGCAAAGGCAGCGACGACCTCTACCTGTTCCGCAAGAAGCCGCGCAAGTTGGTGACTTTATATGCCGATGGCACCGTGCTGGAGCGGGACCCCAAAACCCGCCAGACCAAGCCGCTGGCCGGGGAAGATGTAGTGCTGCTGGGCCGCAATGGCCAGCGCCTGCAGGAAACGAAAGCCGGCCCCGATGGCAAATTCACCTTTAAGCTGGATACTGCCACTACCTACGCGCTGGTGGCCGACCGCCCCGGTTATTTCACGGCCCGCCAGACCCTGAGCACCATTGGCAAAGTTCCCCCACAGGACCAGCTGCCCAATGAGCAGAACGACATCCGCCTGCCCGTGACGCTGACCCTGGATAAGATAGTGGTGAACAAAGCCATTGTGGTGGAGAATATCTTCTACGATTTCAACAAGTGGAACATCCGGCCCGACGCGGCCCTGGAGCTGGACAAACTGGTAGAAACGCTAAACGACAACCCCAAAATTACCATCGAGCTTAGCTCGCACACCGACTCCCGCGGCAAGGACGCCTACAACCTGAACCTTTCCCAGAAACGGGCGCAATCGGCGGTAGACTATATTATTTCCAAGGGTATTGATAAGAGCCGCATTACCGCCCGCGGTTACGGCGAAACTCGTCCGGTTATCAAAAATGCCCGCAAGGAGGAAGAGCACCAGCGCAACCGTCGCACGGAGTTCAAAGTCACCCGGATTAACCAATAA
- a CDS encoding DUF4476 domain-containing protein, whose translation MNKALLLCCSFLLWAAQLVAAPANVNFVSEHGVPFELVFDGRPLTRTISREVYIDRVQPGFHWAEFRIPAGRGFVKYRTRVFLDAGYESNYILIARRGFAPVLRKVSAVPIRYNRGPRRNDDRQGRYDDRDGRYDERDDRRDDDRRPDYDNHLNQDEDRNGRYEDRSGYNRRNSLMSSAEVDDLIQAVDAKSFDSGKLAIAKDALSQADIRAEDLKRLLRRFDFESQRLELAKYASSHVADPQNFYQVYELFNFDSNIKELQQYSAQARPNDDYRPGGYDDRSRTVMTPAEVDGLLRAAGSKSFDKDKLAILQDGLARTSIRTEDLKRMLRAFSFEDQRLELAKYAYSHVIDPQNFPQVYALFNFNSNVDALRDYINQQPRR comes from the coding sequence ATGAATAAGGCACTACTCCTTTGCTGCAGCTTTCTGCTCTGGGCCGCGCAGCTGGTGGCCGCCCCGGCCAACGTAAATTTCGTTTCGGAGCATGGCGTTCCGTTTGAGCTGGTGTTTGATGGGCGCCCGCTAACCCGGACTATTTCGCGCGAGGTGTACATTGACCGGGTGCAGCCCGGCTTTCACTGGGCCGAGTTTCGGATTCCGGCCGGCCGGGGCTTTGTGAAATACCGGACCCGGGTGTTTCTGGATGCCGGCTACGAATCGAATTATATCCTGATTGCCCGCCGCGGCTTTGCGCCGGTGCTGCGCAAGGTTTCGGCGGTGCCCATCCGCTACAACCGGGGCCCGCGCCGCAACGATGACCGGCAGGGCCGGTATGACGACCGTGACGGCCGCTACGATGAGCGGGACGACCGACGTGACGATGACCGCCGCCCCGATTACGACAACCACCTAAACCAGGACGAGGACCGCAACGGCCGCTACGAGGACCGTTCAGGCTACAACCGCCGCAATTCGCTGATGAGCTCTGCCGAGGTAGATGACCTGATTCAGGCCGTGGATGCCAAGTCGTTTGATAGTGGTAAGCTCGCCATTGCCAAGGATGCGCTGAGCCAGGCTGATATCCGGGCGGAGGATTTAAAGCGCCTGCTGCGCCGTTTCGATTTTGAGAGCCAGCGCCTGGAGCTGGCCAAGTATGCCAGCAGCCACGTGGCCGATCCGCAGAACTTTTACCAGGTGTACGAGCTGTTTAATTTCGACTCTAACATAAAAGAGCTGCAGCAATACAGCGCCCAGGCCCGCCCGAACGACGACTACCGCCCCGGTGGCTACGATGACCGCAGCCGCACTGTTATGACGCCGGCGGAAGTAGACGGCTTATTGCGGGCCGCCGGCAGCAAGTCCTTCGATAAAGACAAGCTGGCCATTCTGCAGGACGGGCTGGCGCGCACCTCTATCCGTACCGAAGACCTGAAGCGCATGCTGCGGGCCTTCAGCTTTGAGGATCAGCGGCTGGAGCTGGCCAAATATGCCTACAGCCACGTCATCGACCCGCAGAACTTTCCGCAGGTCTACGCCCTGTTCAACTTCAACTCTAATGTAGATGCCCTGCGCGACTACATCAACCAGCAACCCCGCCGCTAA
- a CDS encoding DUF4293 family protein, with protein MIQRIQSVFLLLLALAMLSVVFLPIWSKADPLSGQELLLTATKLTYTKAGPGTSAPIATWPIAALALASAAVAVFEIFQFRNRFRQLQLGLLNLVLIMATIGAGWYYSGVGERLLNVKLAGSFEAGFYLPTLALLLNLLANRFIRRDEQLVRSMDRLR; from the coding sequence ATGATACAAAGAATCCAAAGCGTGTTCCTGTTGCTGCTGGCGCTGGCCATGCTGAGCGTTGTTTTCCTGCCCATCTGGAGCAAAGCTGATCCGCTCAGCGGCCAGGAACTACTGCTCACGGCCACCAAGCTAACTTACACGAAAGCCGGCCCCGGCACGTCGGCCCCCATAGCTACCTGGCCCATTGCGGCGCTGGCGCTGGCTTCTGCTGCCGTAGCGGTTTTCGAAATCTTCCAGTTCCGCAACCGCTTCCGCCAGCTGCAGCTGGGCTTGCTGAACCTGGTGCTGATTATGGCCACCATTGGCGCCGGCTGGTACTACTCCGGCGTGGGCGAGCGGCTGCTGAACGTGAAGCTGGCCGGCTCCTTCGAGGCCGGTTTCTACCTGCCCACGCTGGCGCTGCTGCTCAATCTGCTGGCCAACCGCTTTATCCGCCGCGACGAGCAGCTGGTTCGCAGCATGGACCGCCTGCGGTAA
- a CDS encoding thiolase family protein, producing MQTAYIVDAVRTPIGKFGGALSSVRPDDMAAHVLRELMRRNPSVDKAAIEDVIMGAANQAGEDNRNVARMAALLAGLPTTVPGNTVNRLCASGLQSIMDAARAIKAGEGDIYLAGGAESMTRAPFAMAKSETAFGRDFTAHDTTLGWRFVNPKLSKLHHPFTMGETAENVARKYGITRLEQDEFAFNSQRKYHRAFEKGRFRREIVPVFVPSPKGDAALFDHDEPPRLSTMEKLASIRPAFLPVDGTVTAGNSAGINDGAAAVMMVNEAALKLYNLKPLARVVASAVAGVDPAYMGLGPVPATQKVLHRAGLTLNELDLIELNEAFAAQSIACMRDLNLDPEKVNVNGGSIAIGHPLGCSGARITATLIHEMQRRENVRYGLATMCVGVGQGAAVIYEKL from the coding sequence ATGCAAACTGCATATATCGTGGACGCCGTCCGCACCCCTATTGGCAAATTTGGCGGTGCGCTCAGCAGCGTCCGTCCCGACGACATGGCCGCGCACGTACTGCGCGAGCTGATGCGCCGCAATCCTTCGGTGGATAAAGCGGCCATTGAGGACGTTATTATGGGCGCCGCCAACCAGGCCGGCGAAGACAACCGCAATGTGGCCCGCATGGCCGCGCTGCTGGCTGGTCTGCCCACTACCGTGCCCGGCAATACCGTAAACCGCCTGTGCGCCTCCGGCCTGCAAAGCATTATGGATGCCGCCCGCGCCATTAAAGCCGGCGAAGGCGACATTTATCTGGCCGGCGGGGCCGAAAGCATGACGCGCGCTCCGTTTGCCATGGCGAAGTCGGAAACCGCCTTTGGCCGCGACTTCACTGCCCACGACACCACGCTGGGCTGGCGCTTTGTAAACCCCAAGCTTTCCAAGCTGCATCACCCCTTCACCATGGGCGAAACGGCCGAGAACGTAGCCCGCAAATACGGCATCACGCGGCTGGAGCAGGATGAGTTTGCCTTCAACTCCCAGCGCAAATACCACCGGGCCTTCGAGAAAGGGCGTTTCCGCCGCGAGATTGTACCCGTGTTTGTGCCCAGCCCCAAAGGCGACGCGGCCCTGTTTGACCACGATGAGCCGCCGCGCCTCTCTACCATGGAGAAGCTGGCCAGCATCCGGCCGGCTTTCCTGCCCGTGGATGGCACCGTAACGGCCGGCAACTCTGCCGGTATCAACGACGGAGCGGCTGCCGTGATGATGGTGAATGAAGCGGCCCTGAAGCTGTATAACCTGAAGCCGCTGGCCCGGGTGGTAGCCTCTGCCGTAGCGGGCGTCGACCCGGCGTACATGGGCCTGGGTCCGGTACCCGCCACCCAAAAAGTGCTGCATCGGGCGGGCCTCACGCTTAATGAGCTGGATTTGATTGAGCTCAACGAAGCCTTTGCCGCGCAAAGCATTGCCTGCATGCGCGACCTGAACCTGGACCCCGAGAAAGTGAACGTGAATGGCGGCTCTATTGCCATTGGCCACCCGCTGGGCTGCTCCGGTGCGCGCATCACGGCCACCCTTATCCATGAAATGCAGCGCCGCGAAAACGTGCGCTACGGCCTGGCCACCATGTGCGTAGGGGTAGGGCAAGGTGCCGCTGTGATTTACGAAAAGCTGTAG
- a CDS encoding GNAT family N-acetyltransferase produces MPAALLTPILPLPIPGVRLRPWRPTDAPALANYANDRAIWQNLRDTFPHPYTTEDSRYFLALVADSQRDVHLAIEVAGEAVGNIGVHFKSDIRRRSAEIGYWLARDYWGRGLATAAVRTLSDYVLRNFDVCRLFAVVFEPNYASARVLEKAGYELEGRLRKSILKDGQMLDSRLYALIKEE; encoded by the coding sequence ATGCCCGCCGCGCTGCTGACCCCCATCCTTCCGTTGCCCATTCCGGGGGTGCGGCTGCGGCCCTGGCGGCCAACCGATGCGCCCGCCCTGGCCAATTATGCCAACGACCGGGCCATCTGGCAGAACCTGCGCGACACATTTCCGCACCCCTATACCACCGAGGATTCCCGGTATTTCCTGGCCCTGGTGGCCGATAGTCAGCGGGATGTGCACTTGGCCATTGAGGTAGCGGGGGAGGCTGTGGGGAATATTGGGGTGCATTTCAAATCCGATATCCGCCGCCGCTCCGCGGAAATTGGCTACTGGCTGGCCCGGGACTACTGGGGCCGGGGCCTGGCCACCGCCGCCGTGCGCACCCTGTCTGACTACGTGCTGCGGAACTTTGATGTGTGCCGTTTATTTGCGGTGGTCTTCGAGCCAAACTATGCGTCGGCCCGCGTGCTGGAAAAGGCCGGCTATGAGCTGGAAGGCCGGCTGCGCAAAAGCATCCTGAAAGACGGTCAGATGCTGGACTCCCGCCTTTACGCACTCATCAAGGAAGAATAA
- the truA gene encoding tRNA pseudouridine(38-40) synthase TruA: MRYFLHLGYDGSLYHGWQIQPNTLTVQAELDRCLSQVLRQPVYCLGSGRTDSGVHASHQIAHFDAEVPETLDLATLLYRLNRALPRDIRAYALHPVPARAHARFDAEARTYEYHVRLVPDPFTPAHALYLDRAPDVAAMNEAAAYLLGSRDFTSFSKVKGAESHYVCVCYEAGWREVPGGLIFRIRANRFVRGMVRLVVGTLLTVGRGKLTPAEFKQILDDQSRIAASGAAPAQGLFLARVEYPSELVPVEQLPTGMPYFVSR; this comes from the coding sequence TTGCGCTATTTCCTTCACCTTGGTTACGACGGCAGCCTGTACCACGGCTGGCAGATTCAGCCCAACACCCTCACGGTGCAGGCCGAGCTGGACCGGTGCCTGTCGCAGGTGCTGCGCCAGCCGGTGTACTGCCTGGGCAGCGGCCGCACTGATTCCGGGGTGCACGCCAGCCATCAGATAGCGCATTTTGATGCCGAGGTACCCGAAACCCTCGATCTGGCTACGCTGCTGTACCGCCTTAACCGGGCCTTGCCGCGCGACATTCGTGCCTATGCCCTGCACCCGGTGCCCGCCCGCGCCCACGCCCGCTTCGATGCCGAGGCCCGCACCTACGAGTACCACGTGCGCCTCGTGCCCGACCCCTTCACGCCCGCCCACGCCCTGTATCTGGACCGCGCCCCGGATGTGGCGGCCATGAACGAAGCTGCCGCCTACCTGCTGGGCTCCCGCGACTTCACCAGTTTTTCTAAAGTGAAAGGCGCCGAAAGCCACTATGTGTGCGTGTGCTACGAGGCGGGCTGGCGCGAAGTACCCGGCGGGCTCATTTTCCGCATTCGGGCCAATCGGTTTGTGCGCGGCATGGTACGGCTGGTGGTGGGCACGCTGCTCACCGTGGGCCGCGGCAAGCTCACGCCGGCCGAGTTCAAGCAGATCCTCGATGACCAGAGCCGCATTGCGGCCAGCGGCGCGGCCCCGGCCCAGGGCTTGTTTCTGGCCCGCGTGGAATATCCCTCCGAGCTGGTGCCGGTGGAACAGCTACCCACCGGAATGCCGTACTTTGTGAGTCGTTAG
- a CDS encoding ABC transporter ATP-binding protein translates to MTYVRPYQRVFYFLIFLTVATAALGTLRPFLIQQMVDVSIEQGDMVGVNKMFGLLIILLVAHTLVSYLQTYFGGWLGQYIVRDIRVDLYQHILDLRLKFFDRTPIGQLVTRNISDVETLSDVFSEGLAAMIGDILQLVFIMGFMFYIDWRLTLVSLSVIPPLLFSTYVFKEKVKKSFQEVRTAVAALNSFVQEHLTGMNVVQIFNNEEREFRKFEKINKVHTQANIRSVLYYSIYFPVAEVLAAVGVGLLVWYAAQGQIEGTISKGALIAFIMYNALFFRPIRQIADRFNTLQLGLVSTERLLKLLDSKELIADTGTFAPANLRGDVEFDKVWFAYNDEEWVLRDISFTAQAGQTVAFVGATGAGKTSIINLLSRFYEINKGTIRIDGHDLREFDLKHLRRHIGVVLQDVFLFAGTIKDNITLGNQDITEAQIWEAADLVGARRFIERLPGGLQYEVMERGATLSVGQRQLISFVRAMVYQPRIIILDEATSSVDSETEELIQQAIEKLMQGRTSLVIAHRLSTIQKADRIIVLDRGEIKESGTHEELLRHGGFYQQLYQMQYKDALA, encoded by the coding sequence ATGACCTACGTGCGCCCTTACCAGCGGGTATTCTACTTTCTGATTTTCCTCACCGTAGCCACGGCTGCCTTGGGCACTCTGCGTCCCTTCCTGATTCAGCAGATGGTGGACGTGAGCATTGAGCAGGGCGATATGGTGGGCGTGAACAAGATGTTCGGGCTGCTTATTATTCTGCTGGTGGCTCACACGCTGGTCAGCTACCTGCAAACTTACTTTGGCGGCTGGCTGGGCCAGTACATTGTGCGCGACATTCGCGTAGACCTCTACCAGCACATTCTGGACCTGCGCCTCAAGTTCTTCGACCGCACGCCCATCGGGCAGCTCGTCACCCGCAACATCTCCGATGTGGAGACCCTGTCGGATGTTTTCAGCGAGGGCCTGGCCGCCATGATTGGCGACATTCTGCAGCTGGTGTTCATCATGGGCTTCATGTTTTATATTGACTGGCGCCTGACGCTGGTGAGCCTGTCCGTAATTCCGCCGCTGCTCTTCAGCACTTATGTGTTTAAAGAGAAAGTGAAGAAGTCCTTCCAGGAGGTGCGCACGGCCGTGGCGGCGCTCAACTCCTTTGTGCAGGAGCACCTGACGGGCATGAACGTGGTGCAGATTTTCAACAACGAGGAGCGCGAGTTTCGCAAGTTTGAGAAGATCAATAAAGTGCACACGCAGGCCAACATCCGCTCGGTGCTCTACTACAGCATTTACTTTCCGGTGGCCGAAGTGCTGGCGGCGGTAGGGGTAGGGTTGCTGGTGTGGTATGCCGCGCAAGGGCAGATTGAAGGCACCATTTCCAAAGGCGCGCTCATTGCCTTTATCATGTATAATGCCTTGTTTTTTAGGCCGATTCGCCAGATTGCGGACCGGTTTAATACCCTGCAGCTGGGCCTGGTCAGCACCGAGCGCCTGCTCAAGCTGCTCGACAGCAAAGAACTGATTGCGGATACCGGCACCTTCGCCCCCGCCAACCTGCGCGGCGACGTGGAGTTCGACAAGGTCTGGTTTGCTTACAACGACGAGGAATGGGTGCTGCGCGACATTAGCTTCACGGCTCAGGCCGGCCAAACGGTGGCCTTTGTAGGCGCCACCGGCGCCGGCAAAACCAGCATCATCAACCTGCTCAGCCGCTTCTACGAAATCAACAAAGGCACCATCCGCATCGATGGCCACGATCTGCGCGAGTTCGACCTAAAACACCTGCGCCGGCACATTGGCGTGGTGCTGCAGGATGTGTTCCTGTTCGCGGGCACCATTAAGGATAACATCACCCTGGGCAACCAGGATATTACCGAAGCCCAGATCTGGGAAGCGGCCGATTTGGTAGGCGCCCGCCGTTTTATTGAGCGCCTGCCCGGCGGCCTGCAATATGAGGTAATGGAGCGCGGGGCTACGCTCTCCGTGGGCCAGCGCCAGCTCATTTCCTTTGTGCGGGCCATGGTGTACCAGCCGCGTATCATCATTCTGGACGAGGCCACGTCTTCCGTGGATTCGGAAACCGAGGAGCTGATTCAGCAGGCCATTGAAAAGCTGATGCAGGGCCGCACCTCCCTGGTTATTGCCCACCGCCTGAGCACCATCCAGAAAGCAGACCGCATTATTGTGCTGGACCGCGGCGAAATCAAGGAAAGCGGCACCCATGAGGAGCTGCTGCGCCACGGCGGCTTCTACCAGCAGCTTTACCAAATGCAGTATAAAGACGCGCTGGCCTAA
- a CDS encoding T9SS type A sorting domain-containing protein, with protein sequence MKTFTSLMALAIFLVGIQAASAQTKPAAKPAAKPAAKPAAKAPVKTAPKPAATAAKPAPAKPAPAAAAAPAAAPAKPALISDTDNAAPAAASTDALKVRIETNPITKRLVVRTNATGPTRVEVNDDAGRPVLTRDIVAGDAAAVLDVSRLPAGSYIVQCTSGERRGMRRVVLGQ encoded by the coding sequence ATGAAAACATTTACTTCGCTGATGGCGCTGGCCATCTTTTTGGTAGGAATCCAGGCTGCTTCTGCTCAGACGAAGCCAGCGGCTAAGCCAGCGGCTAAGCCAGCGGCCAAACCGGCTGCGAAGGCCCCGGTGAAAACGGCGCCAAAGCCTGCTGCCACGGCTGCCAAGCCTGCCCCGGCTAAGCCTGCTCCGGCTGCTGCGGCAGCCCCGGCAGCGGCTCCGGCCAAGCCGGCTCTCATTTCGGATACCGATAATGCTGCGCCGGCCGCAGCCTCTACCGATGCGCTGAAAGTGCGCATCGAGACTAACCCGATTACCAAGCGGCTGGTAGTGCGGACTAACGCCACCGGCCCAACCCGCGTGGAGGTAAATGATGATGCCGGCCGGCCGGTGCTTACCCGTGATATTGTAGCCGGTGATGCAGCCGCGGTGCTGGATGTAAGCCGCCTGCCTGCCGGGAGCTATATTGTACAGTGCACTTCCGGTGAGCGGCGCGGCATGCGCCGCGTCGTGCTGGGTCAATAA
- a CDS encoding NAD(P)/FAD-dependent oxidoreductase — MAQRLFSYWEHQTFLDTYDVVVVGGGIVGLTAAIFTRRLRPTARVCVLERDLLPNGASTKNAGFACFGSISELIEQEKKSGTATLLQVVQARWQGLGLLRELLGDEALRYEGVGGFELFRPDDAALARTCQEHIGYYNQLLAPIIGRADIFRDATACLPEFGFAGVEVVLENTAEGCLDTGRMMHRLLQLAWQEGVTVLHGCPVTALESRAADVRLETGLGPMLAGQVLLATNAFTTTFFPDLDVQAGRGQVLVTEPIPGLAVRGTFHYDKGYYYFRQVGNRLLLGGGRNLDFAAEATTEPGLTELVQNHLEQLLTDVILPGQRPRIDYRWSGVMAFGADLQPIIQPLAPGIYGALRCNGMGVAMGAGSGRRAAEMMNG, encoded by the coding sequence ATGGCGCAGCGACTTTTCTCCTACTGGGAGCACCAGACGTTTCTGGACACATATGATGTAGTAGTGGTGGGCGGTGGTATTGTGGGGCTTACGGCCGCCATCTTCACCCGGCGGCTGCGGCCCACTGCCCGCGTGTGCGTGCTGGAGCGCGACCTGCTGCCCAACGGGGCCAGCACCAAAAACGCGGGCTTTGCCTGCTTCGGCAGTATTTCGGAGCTGATAGAACAGGAGAAGAAAAGCGGAACCGCCACCTTACTACAAGTAGTGCAGGCGCGCTGGCAGGGGCTGGGCTTGCTGCGGGAACTTCTCGGCGACGAGGCCTTACGCTACGAAGGAGTCGGCGGCTTTGAGCTGTTCCGGCCAGATGATGCCGCCTTGGCGCGCACCTGCCAGGAACATATAGGCTACTATAACCAATTGCTGGCCCCCATTATTGGTAGGGCCGATATCTTTCGGGACGCCACGGCTTGCCTCCCGGAATTTGGCTTTGCCGGTGTAGAGGTGGTACTGGAGAATACGGCCGAAGGCTGCCTGGATACCGGCCGCATGATGCACCGGCTGCTGCAGCTAGCCTGGCAGGAAGGGGTAACAGTGCTGCACGGCTGCCCGGTAACGGCGCTGGAAAGCCGGGCCGCTGATGTGCGGCTGGAAACGGGGTTAGGACCTATGCTGGCCGGGCAGGTACTGCTGGCTACCAATGCCTTCACCACAACGTTCTTCCCGGATTTGGACGTGCAGGCTGGCCGCGGGCAGGTGTTGGTTACGGAGCCCATTCCCGGCCTGGCCGTGCGCGGCACTTTCCACTACGATAAGGGCTACTACTACTTCCGGCAGGTAGGCAACCGGCTGCTGCTGGGCGGTGGCCGCAACCTGGATTTTGCCGCCGAAGCTACCACTGAGCCCGGTCTCACCGAGCTGGTGCAAAACCATCTGGAACAACTTCTTACCGATGTTATCCTGCCCGGGCAGCGCCCCCGCATTGATTACCGCTGGAGCGGTGTTATGGCCTTCGGGGCCGACCTGCAGCCCATTATACAGCCGCTCGCCCCGGGTATTTACGGAGCCCTGCGCTGCAACGGCATGGGCGTAGCCATGGGTGCCGGCAGCGGCCGCCGGGCCGCGGAAATGATGAACGGTTAG